CAAACTGTTCGCCATACCCCAGCTTATTGCCGCGGATTTTATCAATGGCGCCTATCAGCATGAAGATGGTCATGATTGTTATGATAACTGAGTTTACTGTTAAATTTTCAACATACGCCTGCAGACTATTCGTCAGCACCGATACATCGAAAGCATTGATTAATTCATCAAACATCTCTTTCCTCCTATCTGTTATGTCCGGCAGAGCTACAAAACATGCTCGTGGATTTCTTTATCATCTACAATTCCTACAACTGTAGCATCTACCGGTATAGCGGTATTCCCTACTGCGCTCCTAGCTGAGCTTCCTGAAACGTACAGGACAGTTTCTCCCACTCCAGCTCCAATTACGTCTGCAGCCACGATGGGCGTCTGATATCGATCCTCATGTAAAAGGTCGATGGGAACCAGAATCATCAGTTTTAACCCTGATAAGCTTTCATCCTTTCTGGTAGCCCATATATTTCCGATCACCTTTGCCACTTTCATCTGCGTCCACCCTCTCTTCCTGCAAAGCCCGAAGCCTTAGTATTGAAACCTTCATCAGCCTTTTATAAATGAAATACCTTTCTGTTCTGCATATTCCCTGGCCAGATCTGTAATAATGGTCTTCGCCTCTATGTAAATCTTTGCAATTCCATGTTGGCAAGCCTGTCGAAGATCCTGCTCCGTGAGAATCTTCTTCGTGCATTTCATTTCACTGGCAATCTCACTGCTGTCAGTTGCCGTCTTTTCCTCCATCACTTCTGGTTCCTTGGCACAAGACCTGCTTTCCTCTGAGACAGGCGTGCCCATAATTAAACTTTCCAGCTGCCCGCAGCTGCAAAAGCGAACTCCTGCATTTTTCAGATAGTCTACCTTCTGCAACATCATGCTGTAGTAAAGTTTAGGAGCCGTCTCCCGATATTCATACAGCTCCAGTTCCTCTTCTGGGATAATCAGCTGCTTGCCCATGAGGATGGCCTGAATGACCAACTCGGTGAAAGGCGTGTCACCAATCCCCTGAGCCACTTTAGCTAAAGAAGTATTGCTGAAATTTCTCAGCACAATCATTTCCACAGATTCCAAGTCACAAGCGTAGTTTGAATCGGCTGCACAAACCACGTCAAACTTCTGTTTGATGGAATCTTTTTCGAAGAATGGGAGACAAAGCTCATCATGGCTTTCTGAAAGAATCAGCAGTTTAGGTTTTTGGCAACTCTCTCCTTCTGAGCATCCCAGAAGCTCTGCCAGCTGAATGCCTCCCTCCATATCGGAAAGCCGTTCTGCTACCTTTGCTGCGATCTGCTCCACTAAATCATTGAGTTCCATTTACGTCCTCCTTTCTGGCTGACTTCTTTAAGCCTGTCTGCCGCACCCCACACCCGAAAGTCGCGTCTTCGGCAGACAGGTTTTCTGCAAATTTACGAACTATACTGACCAGCCAGCCATTTGCACATCATCACGTGAAGAGCGCTGGACAGCCGATTCAGTTCCTGAACAATATCGCTTCTGATGCACTTTCCGTTCTGATAATATGCTGTCACCGCTGCCACCTCTACTTCCCGGATAGCTGCTCTCAATTGATTCAAAAGCGCATAAGCTGTACCCATGGTGTAGTTTGGCATAATCATCTGCTTGATTCCGAAGAACTTCATCGGATCGTGAGAACGGTCGTGAAGTTCTTTACTCGTCAGCCCCAAAACCAATCCGGCTTCCAACTCTTGATCCAGCACATCACAGCGCATGATGTTCTGCATGGCCAACAGCACACTATTCAAGTCTTCCACCACTTTCAAAGATGCTCCTAAATCCACCATTCTAGCTTGATCTAAGATAATCTGACTCTGAATGGAATCCAACTTGCCTCGAAATAGAATCCTTGGATGGCATTTTGCAACCAACAGATTTCCCGACAGCTGGCACATGTGTTCCGGTTTTTTTACATAGAATGCACCTGTTTCGTAGTCGATATACTTGGGTGTCCAATCCTCTGCTGGCGGGTTTGCCGCCGTCTCTTGAACCGCAGGACCTACTTTTTTTTCTGGCTCCGACGGCACTGGGGGTTCTTTGACAATTTTGATTTTACGCTGCTGTAAATATTCCCGCCCTGCCGGGGATAGGAGCACGCCTTCTGGAACACAGTAGTATTCCGGCGTATGACTTCGGAGCTCATCCCGCAGAGAAGTTTCTGTTATGACCTTCAACGCGTTCACCTCCCGCCTTTACTTTTCATAAAAATGGCTATTTCCCTGCGGGAAGAATTGCTTCTACTTCATTGTGCGGTCTTGGTATCACGTGGACGGAAATCAACTCGCCTACCCGCTCTGCTGCCGCTGCTCCCGCATCAGTAGCTGCCTTTACAGCACCTACATCTCCTCTGACCATGACAGTCACCAGACCGCCTCCGACAAATTCTTTGCCAATCAAAGTTACGTTGGCTGCTTTTACCATCGCATCAGCTGCCTCGATGGAGCCTACCAGGCCCTTTGTCTCTATCATGCCTAAAGCTTGCATTTGCATAGTCCTTGTCCTCCTTATTTTGTTTCTGGAAGTATGGCTTCTACTTCGTTATGCGGTCTAGGGATTACGTGAACAGAAATCAACTCGCCTACCCGCTGAGCTGCCGCTGCTCCTGCATCAGTAGCTGCCTTTACCGCACCTACATCTCCTCTGACCATAACGGTTACCAAACCGCCTCCGACGAATTCCTTACCGATTAATGTCACGTTGGCTGCCTTTACCATAGCGTCGGCTGCCTCGATGGAGCCTACCAGCCCCTTTGTTTCAATCATACCTAATGCCTGCATCGTTAACATTTATTTTCCTCCCTGCTCGATCGCTTTCAAGGATGATTTCTCCTTATTGGCGATCTTCTTCGCTAAATTTGCAGATTGCCTGAATCAACTGATCCTTCTTTGCAAATTTGATTTCATTTTTTGTCATGGTGCCCATATGCAGCTTCCTGGCGATATTTCTCAGTTCGCCTACGGTCTTATCTTCCAGCGCATCTCTGCTTAGGACTGCGGGAGATGCTGGGTCGCCCTCTTCTGGAAAAGCGGATTCCGCTTGTACGTTCAGCTCCTGTTGTGGCACTTCTGGCTCCAGCTTAGCTTCTGTTTCCTGATCCACCGCCTGTATGAGTTCCAAGCTTGCGGCGGTCTCCGCTGGAGCAGCTTCCGGTTCCGCAATCGGCTCTGGGACTTCTGCCTCAGCTTCTGGCTGCGCTGTTACCACTTTTGTGGCTTCCGAGCCTCCTGCCGGAGGGGCCGTCATGTCAAACACCTCTTTGGCAGGTCTCGGAATAACGTGAATGGAAATCACTCTGCCAACTCGCTGGGCAGCAGCAGCGGAAGCGTCCATGGCTGCTTTGACAGCTCCCACGTCCCCGGTCACCATAACAGTCACCAGACCGCCCTTAACCTTTGTCACACTTTGAAGCGATACGTTAGCCGCTTTCAGCGCACTGTCCAACGCCTCTACTGCACACAGATAGCCATAGACCTCGATCATTCCTAATGCTTCCATAGCTTACATCCTTCCCCTCTTATACAAGAGGATTGTCTGCAACAAATTCTACCGCTGCGGCAAACGCTTCGCAAGCAGCTTTGCAGGCCGACTGGCTTCCAGTCAGCAATGCACCACCGAAGTTGGTCTCTGATGGCGGAGCATACAGCACGCACATAGTTACGTCTGCGGCCTTCATCGCTGCATCTACCGCATACATGGCTTCCAGCGGAGGTGCGATTAGATACGCCAGGGCTTCGCCTTCTGGAATACCTGCGCCCTCTGACAGATAGGAACCTGTTCTGGAAATACAGTGTGCATAATACACGATGGTATCATCTTCATTAGCAGAAATAAAGTGTGCAGAGTTTTCAATAAAATCTACACAAGCCTTCAACCCACTTTTCACTTCTGCCGGGTTTGGTCCTGCTAAAATGCCGATAATTTCACCAGCCAGCTTCGTGTTGGCATTGGCAGCACCACCGTAAAAACTTTTCGCATAAACTACTTGTACAGCTGCGGCCTTGGTTGCTTCATCTAACGCAGTATACGTCACATCATCACAGTCTACCGTAATCAAGCCCAGGGACCTCTGCTCTGGTGTTAAGTTCAACTGAGCAGCCAATTCAGGGTTTACATTAGGAATAATCTTTGTTGACAGTACTGTGGATATCAAAGGATCTCTTTTCATCTTCCATAACCTCCTTCATTACAGCTTCAAATTTGTTCCGCTGGCCTTCTTTTCAAGCATAAGCTTGATAATGTCAGCAATGTGGGCGCCCGCCTCTACCGGCATGGTCCCTGATCTATGAATATTTGATACGACAGTTCTTCTGGCTTCTGGCATACCTACAGTTGCCTTGTAAGCAATATATGCGCTCATGGATTCTGCGGTAATTAAGCCCGGTCTCTCACCAATCAGTGTGCAAGTCACTTCTGCCCCTGTCAGTTCAGAGATTTCATCCATAACAGCAACACGGCCATATTTTACGAAGAATGGGGTACCCGTCTCAATACCTGAGCTCTGAAGTCCCTGCAAGATAGCTGGCAGCAGGTCCTTTACATTGGCTGCCACCGATGCAGAAGACAGGCCGTCTGCCACATAAATCTGCACCGTTGGATTCTTCTTGCACTTTTCCTTTATGGTCTGTACATCTTCCGGAGCCAGCTTTCTGCCTAAGTCTGGTCTGGTCAGGTAGGTGTCCTTGCTGTCGCACTGCGTGTGTACGGTAAATAAGTTCATGCTCTCTACAAACTCTTCATCTACATCGCTAAATACGGCATCTTGTGCTGCGGAGTGGGCTGCTCTAAACTGAAGCAGCGGATCTGTTTTATATCTGGCCCCCGCTTTGCCAATGCCCAGCCGACAAGGTGCATACTGCTTTAATTCCAAATATTCCTCACCGTGCTGCGGATTCTTTACTAAATACTGAGTACGGATGTCTACCTGTGTTACATCTGGAATGCATCCATCCTCTATAGCTGGGCCGCTCTGTACCTCGGCTGTCTGTACTGCCGGGCTGTTGGCCAATTTCATATCTTGAATTACCTGCTCTATAAGCTGTTTTAAATCTAACTGTTCCATGTTGAGACCCCCTTCCTACTTTCTCATAAATACTGAAGCATCTCCTGCAAGCGGAGTCAGTTTTCCATTTTCTGAAAAGCCCATCTTTTCCAGCCACATATCAAATTCTTTGATTGGACGAAGGCCAAATACTTCTCTCAGTGCAGCAGCTTCGTGGTAACCAGTGCACTGATACATCAGCATGCAGTCGTCTCCCTGAGGAACACCCATGATGTAGTTGCAGCCTGCGGCAACCAGCAGCGTAGCCAGGTTTTCGATATCATTCTGGTCAGCCTTCATGTGGTTGGTATAGCAAGCGTCGCAGCCCATCGGGATACCTGTTAGCTTACCCATGAAGTGATCTTCCAGACCAGCACGGATAACCTGCTTTGAATCGTATAAGTATTCCGGTCCGATAAATCCTACTACCGTGTTTACCAGGAATGGATTATACTTCTTGGCAAACCCATAGCAACGAGCTTCCATGGTTACCTGGTCCCAGCCGTGGTGGGCATCGGAAGACAGCTCAGAACCTTGTCCTGTTTCAAAATACATCACGTTTGGTCCAGTGGAGGTTCCTCTCTTCAACATCATGTCCTGGCCTTCCTGCAGCATGGCAGCGGTTAGACCAAAAGCCTCATTTCCTTTCTGAGAACCAGCGATAGACTGGAACATCAGGTCAATCGGTGCGTTGAATTTATCTGCGGCCTCTGTCTGAGTAGTCACGTGAGCCAACACGCAGATTTGAGTAGGTACTTCCCATTTATTCTTAAATTCGTCAAAACTCTTGAGTATTCTAGCAACACTCTCCGCAGAATCGTCTACCGGATTCAGACCGATTACAGCATCACCACAGCCTAAACTGAGGCCTTCCATAACGGAAGCCATGATGCCCTTCGGGTCGTCCGTAGTGTGATTTGGCTGTAAACGGGCGGAAAAAGTACCCGGCAAACCGATTGTAGTATTGCAGTGTGCAGATATGCGGATTTTCTTTGCCCCATAAATCAGGTCCAGGTTGCTCATCAGCTTGCATACAGCAGCAACAATTTCACTGGTAATCCCTCTGGATGCCCGGCTGATCATTAGAGATGTAGTCTTTTCATCCAGAATCCATTCCCGGAATTCGGCAACGGTCATATGCTTAAACTCATTGTAAATGGTTTCGTTGACTCCATCCTGAATAATTCGGGTTACTTCATCCTCCTCATATGGGACTGCTGGGTTGTTGCGGATTTCCTCCAGTGTTATGTGTGATAATACCACCTTTGCTGCCACCCGTTCCTCTGCGGATTCAGCGGCGACTCCGGCCAGATTGTCTCCAGATCTCTCTTCGTTTGCCTTGGCCATCACTTCTCTGAGGGACTTAAACTCATAGTTGTGTCCAAATAGCTTTGTTCTTAGTATCATTCCCTTTCACCTTTTCTTTCCTTTCCTTATTTATTGATAACTCCGAGCGGAGTGATCTATGAATTAAAGATCAATGTCTTGACCACTACCGGCAGAACGTATCCACCTCCTACCGGTTCTCCGATATCAATGTAATCGCCCGTCTTGCTGCGAACACCATCGATACAGATAACATCTTTTTGCTTGTTCAGTCCGATATTAAGAGCATTGCCCAAGGCCTTGCCCACATCAAACTCCAACACTACAATCAGTGGGAAAGATTCCTTAATCAAATCTGCCGCACCTTCAATGATGGCCCCAGCCAACGCCTGTATCTTTTCAAAGCCGTCATAAGGTCTGCCCGACAGGGCAATCGCCACTGGCTCTTTCCTGCCCTCCTGCTGGTAGATTGGCAGCTGTGCCTTGATGGCTGCCTGCACCGACTGAGGGGTTTCCTCATCTATTCTAGACAGTTTCAGCACCGGAACATTCTTAATCGGCAACTGATCCCGCTGGTAGAAAATGGTGCTCCCGCTGATTTCTGTCGTATGGGTTCCTGCCCCTACTACCGTAGCTCGAATCGTCTCTTCCGAACGGTAGCAATCCAAAGAATCCAGCAGGCCGCTCTCTGCGATGGCCTGCCCCAGCAGGATTCCTATGTCTCCGTATCGGAATACATCCTCTTCTGTGGGTTCATATACATAGTTGGCTACCCCGCCGGAGAAAGTCAAAGCATCGATAGCAATATCCTCTGCCAGCCCTTTGCCCTGGTTCGTGTACAGATTTCTATGATAATTGGACGCTGGAGCCAAGTGCAGACACGCCTTTAGTTCCTCTGCCATCAACTTGCACACTGCTTTCAAGGCTGACGGGTTCGCCGGGTCTCCTTCTCGGATGCTGATGCCGTTTGCAGCGGCCAGCTCCTGGGTCTTCTTGTATATATAAGAAATCCTGCCGTTTTCCACCTTGATCAGGCGGCCGCCGATATCCAGGCAAGTAACGCCTTGCAGGCTGCCCTTGCGGAATACGGCAATATTGGTTGTGCCTCCACCGATGTCCAGATTGGCTACCACGTTGCGATGCTCTTCGCTGAACACATCCGTCCCTGCCCCCCGGCCGGACAAAACCGATTCTAGATCTGGGCCTGCCGTAGCTACGACGAAATCTCCCGCTAAATCGCTGAGGCTGTTCAGCACCAGATTGGCATTTTGCTTTCTGGCTGTTTCCCCGGTGATGATAACCGCACCGGTGCTGACTTCTTCTGGCTTCACGCCCGCCTTCTCGTATTCTGAACGGATGATGGCACTGACCCGCTCTCCGTCAATCTCGGTATTAGAGATTAGAGGGGTAAAATAAATATCACTGCAATAGATGACTTCTTTGTCCACAATCTCCACCCGGGGGACCATGTAACCTGCCGCCTTATTTTCTATAGTCAGCTTACTGAAAATTAACTGAGTGGTGGATGTTCCGATGTCGATACCAACGCTAATTACCGTTTCCTTCACCTTATTTCCTCCCTCCTTCTTACAAAAAAAGCAGCTTA
The genomic region above belongs to Aminipila butyrica and contains:
- a CDS encoding EutN/CcmL family microcompartment protein; this translates as MKVAKVIGNIWATRKDESLSGLKLMILVPIDLLHEDRYQTPIVAADVIGAGVGETVLYVSGSSARSAVGNTAIPVDATVVGIVDDKEIHEHVL
- a CDS encoding ATP-binding protein; the protein is MKVITETSLRDELRSHTPEYYCVPEGVLLSPAGREYLQQRKIKIVKEPPVPSEPEKKVGPAVQETAANPPAEDWTPKYIDYETGAFYVKKPEHMCQLSGNLLVAKCHPRILFRGKLDSIQSQIILDQARMVDLGASLKVVEDLNSVLLAMQNIMRCDVLDQELEAGLVLGLTSKELHDRSHDPMKFFGIKQMIMPNYTMGTAYALLNQLRAAIREVEVAAVTAYYQNGKCIRSDIVQELNRLSSALHVMMCKWLAGQYSS
- the eutM gene encoding ethanolamine utilization microcompartment protein EutM, translating into MQMQALGMIETKGLVGSIEAADAMVKAANVTLIGKEFVGGGLVTVMVRGDVGAVKAATDAGAAAAERVGELISVHVIPRPHNEVEAILPAGK
- the eutM gene encoding ethanolamine utilization microcompartment protein EutM — translated: MLTMQALGMIETKGLVGSIEAADAMVKAANVTLIGKEFVGGGLVTVMVRGDVGAVKAATDAGAAAAQRVGELISVHVIPRPHNEVEAILPETK
- the eutL gene encoding ethanolamine utilization microcompartment protein EutL — encoded protein: MKRDPLISTVLSTKIIPNVNPELAAQLNLTPEQRSLGLITVDCDDVTYTALDEATKAAAVQVVYAKSFYGGAANANTKLAGEIIGILAGPNPAEVKSGLKACVDFIENSAHFISANEDDTIVYYAHCISRTGSYLSEGAGIPEGEALAYLIAPPLEAMYAVDAAMKAADVTMCVLYAPPSETNFGGALLTGSQSACKAACEAFAAAVEFVADNPLV
- the eutC gene encoding ethanolamine ammonia-lyase subunit EutC — its product is MEQLDLKQLIEQVIQDMKLANSPAVQTAEVQSGPAIEDGCIPDVTQVDIRTQYLVKNPQHGEEYLELKQYAPCRLGIGKAGARYKTDPLLQFRAAHSAAQDAVFSDVDEEFVESMNLFTVHTQCDSKDTYLTRPDLGRKLAPEDVQTIKEKCKKNPTVQIYVADGLSSASVAANVKDLLPAILQGLQSSGIETGTPFFVKYGRVAVMDEISELTGAEVTCTLIGERPGLITAESMSAYIAYKATVGMPEARRTVVSNIHRSGTMPVEAGAHIADIIKLMLEKKASGTNLKL
- a CDS encoding ethanolamine ammonia-lyase subunit EutB — protein: MILRTKLFGHNYEFKSLREVMAKANEERSGDNLAGVAAESAEERVAAKVVLSHITLEEIRNNPAVPYEEDEVTRIIQDGVNETIYNEFKHMTVAEFREWILDEKTTSLMISRASRGITSEIVAAVCKLMSNLDLIYGAKKIRISAHCNTTIGLPGTFSARLQPNHTTDDPKGIMASVMEGLSLGCGDAVIGLNPVDDSAESVARILKSFDEFKNKWEVPTQICVLAHVTTQTEAADKFNAPIDLMFQSIAGSQKGNEAFGLTAAMLQEGQDMMLKRGTSTGPNVMYFETGQGSELSSDAHHGWDQVTMEARCYGFAKKYNPFLVNTVVGFIGPEYLYDSKQVIRAGLEDHFMGKLTGIPMGCDACYTNHMKADQNDIENLATLLVAAGCNYIMGVPQGDDCMLMYQCTGYHEAAALREVFGLRPIKEFDMWLEKMGFSENGKLTPLAGDASVFMRK
- the eutA gene encoding ethanolamine ammonia-lyase reactivating factor EutA, translating into MKETVISVGIDIGTSTTQLIFSKLTIENKAAGYMVPRVEIVDKEVIYCSDIYFTPLISNTEIDGERVSAIIRSEYEKAGVKPEEVSTGAVIITGETARKQNANLVLNSLSDLAGDFVVATAGPDLESVLSGRGAGTDVFSEEHRNVVANLDIGGGTTNIAVFRKGSLQGVTCLDIGGRLIKVENGRISYIYKKTQELAAANGISIREGDPANPSALKAVCKLMAEELKACLHLAPASNYHRNLYTNQGKGLAEDIAIDALTFSGGVANYVYEPTEEDVFRYGDIGILLGQAIAESGLLDSLDCYRSEETIRATVVGAGTHTTEISGSTIFYQRDQLPIKNVPVLKLSRIDEETPQSVQAAIKAQLPIYQQEGRKEPVAIALSGRPYDGFEKIQALAGAIIEGAADLIKESFPLIVVLEFDVGKALGNALNIGLNKQKDVICIDGVRSKTGDYIDIGEPVGGGYVLPVVVKTLIFNS